The sequence CTGGTTTCCAGATTACCGCCAAGCATATGGTGGTTGCAGTCAACCTCCAGCGTTTTGCCGATCAGTAATTCCACTTTGAAGTTTGATTCATCTTTTTGTGGCTCAAGGTAAATCACTTGCCGTGTCATGCCAGTTTCAGCGGCTGGATAAGGGGCGATTTTTTCTAATGGTTGTTGTTGATCAAGCGGCTGTGGGGTCTCCGCCATTGCACTAGCCGATGTTGCCATTAATAAGCAGGCTACCATGATTCTACTGTTGTTCATCTTTTATCCCTATGATTTTTCAGGTAATGCCGTGGATAAAGTAGCATATAACCTAGAGTTTTATTATAGGTGGAATCCGAAGTATTCCCATGAGGAATCATCCAAGCTTATGTTTTGAGCGCACAATCGGCAAGTGGAATGGTCAAGATGTCGCCCATAAAAAGGCTTAGCGGATTAACGAAAAAGGCCCGTAAGGACCTTAGTGTTAAAGCTCTATTTCAATATCACCCAGCGGCTGGCAGCAGCAGGGGAGAATCTCGTTGGGCTGAATAAAGGCCAGTGGCGGCTGTGAATAGCAAACTTCGCCTTTGAGTAAGCGCAGGCGGCAAGAGCCGCAATAGCCAGAGCGGCACTGGTACTCAATCTGTACCTGATGGTGTTCGAGTGTTTCCAGCAAATTGCGGCTATCAGCAGGGCGGTGAAGCTGGGCACCGGTGGTGCTCAACTTCACGGTATAGCTGTCAGTTTTCATCAATTACAGCTCGAAATCACTCAGGTCGTCAGCACTGATTTCGGAATCAATCTGACCGACCAGATATGAGCTGACCTCAACTTCTTGCGGGGCCACTTGCACGTTATCGGAGACTAACCAAGAGTTGATCCAAGGAATCGGGTTAGTACGAGTATTAAACGGTACACCCAAACCCACTGCTTGCATACGGATATTGGTAATATATTCAACGTATTGGCACAGAATTTCTTTGTTCAGGCCGATCATGGAACCGTCACGGAACAGGTACTCTGCCCACTCTTTCTCTTGCTGTGCGGCCAAAACGAACAGGTCATAGCACTGTTGCTGACACTCTTCAGCAATTTCAGCCATTTCTGGATCATCTTCACCAGAGCGCATCAAATTAATAATGTGTTGGGTGCCCGTTAGGTGCAGTGCTTCATCGCGGGCAATCATTTTTATGATTTTGGCGTTGCCCTCCATCAGTTCGCGCTCAGCGAACGCAAATGAACAAGCAAAGCTGACATAGAAACGGATCGCTTCCAACGCATTCACGCTCATCAGGCACAGATAGAGCTGTTTCTTCAGTTCACGCAGGTTGACTACCACGGTTTTGCCGTTGACCTGATGACTGCCTTCGCCCAGCAGATGGTAGTAGCTGGTCATTTCAATCAGATCGTCATAATACGCCGAGATATCTTTCGCGCGTTTGAGGATCTCTTCATTGGTCACGATATCATCGAAAACAATCGCCGGGTCGTTAACGATATTGCGGATGATATGCGTGTAAGAGCGGGAGTGAATGGTTTCAGAGAAGGACCAGGTTTCTACCCAGGTTTCCAGCTCAGGGATGGAGATCAGCGGCAACAAGGCGACGTTAGGGCTGCGGCCCTGAATGGAGTCCAGCAAAGTTTGGTATTTCAGGTTGCTGATAAAAATGTGTTTTTCATGATCGGGCAACGCATTGTAATCGATGCGATCGCGTGAGACGTCGATCTCTTCTGGACGCCAGAAGAAAGAGAGCTGTTTCTCAATCAGTTTTTCGAAAATAGCGTGTTTTTGCTGATCGAAACGCGCCACGTTGACGCATTGGCCAAAGAACATCGGTTCGAGTAACTGATTGTTTTTGTTTTGTGAAAAAGTGGTATAGGCCATGATTTCCTCAGGGGAGAAGCAAAGGGCAAATGAAGATAGGCCCGTGATGATCTCCTTAAGGGATCATCACGGGCCTGAATTCAAAATCAGATCTTACATGCACCGCCTTCGCAGTCGTCATCACCCGGCTGGCTTTGAATATCTTCCTGCACATCATCAGCACCGTCACGGGTGTTTTGATAGTAAAGGGTCTTCACACCAAATTTGTAGGTGGTCAGCAAATCTTTCAGCAACTGCTTCATCGGCACTTTACCTGATGGGAAGCGCGTTGGATCGTAATTGGTGTTCGCTGATATCGCCTGATCGACGAATTTCTGCATCAAACCAACCAGTTGCAGGTAACCGTCGTTATTCGGCATGTCCCACAGCAGCTCGTAAGCCTCTTTCAGGCGCTCATACTCAGGTACAACCTGACGCAGAATACCATCTTTAGAAGCCTTGATGCTGACGTAACCACGCGGTGGCTCAATACCATTGGTGGCATTGGAAATTTGCGATGATGTCTCGGAAGGCATCAGTGCAGACAGCGTGGAGTTACGCAGGCCGTGAGTCTGAATCTCTTTACGCAGTGTTTCCCAGTCGTAATGCAAAGGTTCGTCGCTGATCGCATCCAAATCTTTCTTATAGGTATCGATCGGCAAAATACCCTGCGAATAGGTGGTTTCGTTGAACCACTGGCAAGCACCTTGCTCTTTGGCCAGCGCGTTTGAGGCTTTCAACAGGTAGTACTGAATAGCTTCAAAAGTGCGGTGAGTCAGGTTGTTCGCGCTGCCATCCGAGTAACGCACGCCATTCTTCGCCAGATAATAAGCAAAGTTAATCACACCAATACCCAAGGTACGACGGCCCATGGCACCACGTTGCGCCGCAGCAATCGGGTAATCTTGATAATCGAGCAAGGCATCCAGCGCACGCACAGCCAGCACCGCCAAGTCTTCTAAATCATCAAGGCTATCAATGGCACCCAAGTTGAACGCCGACAATGTACAAAGTGCGATCTCACCATTTTCGTCATTGATGTCATTCAACGGCTTGGTAGGCAAAGCAATTTCCAGACAGAGGTTTGACTGACGTACTGGTGCAATTTTCGGGTCAAATGGGCTGTGTGTGTTGCAGTGATCCACGTTCTGAATATAGATACGGCCAGTAGAAGCACGTTCTTGCATCATCAGAGAGAATAGCTCAACGGCTTTAACTCGCTGCTTACGGATGCTGCTGTCTTGCTCATATTTGACATAAAGGCGCTCAAATTCATCCTGATCGGCGAAGAATGCGTCATACAGCCCCGGCACATCGGATGGGCTGAACAGGGTGATGTCTTCACCTTTCAGCAGGCGCTGATACATCAGTTTGTTGATTTGCACGCCGTAATCCATATGACGCACGCGGTTGCCTTCAACGCCACGGTTGTTTTTCAGCACCAGCAGGCTTTCAACTTCCAAATGCCACATTGGGTAGAATAAGGTGGCCGCGCCGCCCCGTACGCCGCCCTGCGAGCAGGATTTCACAGCGGTCTGGAAGTGTTTGTAGAACGGAATACAACCGGTGTGGAAGGCTTCGCCGCCACGAATTGGGCTACCCAGTGCACGGATGCGGCCCGCATTGATACCGAT comes from Yersinia mollaretii ATCC 43969 and encodes:
- the eco gene encoding serine protease inhibitor ecotin, with product MNNSRIMVACLLMATSASAMAETPQPLDQQQPLEKIAPYPAAETGMTRQVIYLEPQKDESNFKVELLIGKTLEVDCNHHMLGGNLETRTLSGWGFDYLVMEKISGPASTMMACPDNSRHPQFVVANLGDAAMQRYNSRLPIVVYVPQGVDVKYRIWQAGEEVRNAQVK
- the yfaE gene encoding class I ribonucleotide reductase maintenance protein YfaE; translation: MKTDSYTVKLSTTGAQLHRPADSRNLLETLEHHQVQIEYQCRSGYCGSCRLRLLKGEVCYSQPPLAFIQPNEILPCCCQPLGDIEIEL
- the nrdB gene encoding class Ia ribonucleoside-diphosphate reductase subunit beta produces the protein MAYTTFSQNKNNQLLEPMFFGQCVNVARFDQQKHAIFEKLIEKQLSFFWRPEEIDVSRDRIDYNALPDHEKHIFISNLKYQTLLDSIQGRSPNVALLPLISIPELETWVETWSFSETIHSRSYTHIIRNIVNDPAIVFDDIVTNEEILKRAKDISAYYDDLIEMTSYYHLLGEGSHQVNGKTVVVNLRELKKQLYLCLMSVNALEAIRFYVSFACSFAFAERELMEGNAKIIKMIARDEALHLTGTQHIINLMRSGEDDPEMAEIAEECQQQCYDLFVLAAQQEKEWAEYLFRDGSMIGLNKEILCQYVEYITNIRMQAVGLGVPFNTRTNPIPWINSWLVSDNVQVAPQEVEVSSYLVGQIDSEISADDLSDFEL
- the nrdA gene encoding class 1a ribonucleoside-diphosphate reductase subunit alpha, translated to MNQSLLVTKRDGSKERINLDKIHRVIDWAAEGLHNVSVSQVELRSHIQFYDGIRTADIHETIIKAAADLISRDAPDYQYLAARLAIFHLRKKAYGQFEPPKLFAHVTKMVDMGKYDKHLLEDYTAEEFEQMDTFIDHWRDMNFSYAAVKQLEGKYLVQNRVSGEIYESAQFLYMLVSACLFSNYPRETRMDYIKRFYDAISTFKISLPTPIMSGVRTPTRQFSSCVLIECGDSLDSINATSSAIVKYVSQRAGIGINAGRIRALGSPIRGGEAFHTGCIPFYKHFQTAVKSCSQGGVRGGAATLFYPMWHLEVESLLVLKNNRGVEGNRVRHMDYGVQINKLMYQRLLKGEDITLFSPSDVPGLYDAFFADQDEFERLYVKYEQDSSIRKQRVKAVELFSLMMQERASTGRIYIQNVDHCNTHSPFDPKIAPVRQSNLCLEIALPTKPLNDINDENGEIALCTLSAFNLGAIDSLDDLEDLAVLAVRALDALLDYQDYPIAAAQRGAMGRRTLGIGVINFAYYLAKNGVRYSDGSANNLTHRTFEAIQYYLLKASNALAKEQGACQWFNETTYSQGILPIDTYKKDLDAISDEPLHYDWETLRKEIQTHGLRNSTLSALMPSETSSQISNATNGIEPPRGYVSIKASKDGILRQVVPEYERLKEAYELLWDMPNNDGYLQLVGLMQKFVDQAISANTNYDPTRFPSGKVPMKQLLKDLLTTYKFGVKTLYYQNTRDGADDVQEDIQSQPGDDDCEGGACKI